Proteins from a genomic interval of Flammeovirgaceae bacterium SG7u.111:
- the murB gene encoding UDP-N-acetylmuramate dehydrogenase, translated as MNVQNSFSLLPFNTFHAEVKAKYFFEAKSTADLLELLTPTFCKTERFLILGGGSNILFTQDVDGWVIRMATSGKELVKEDEEFAYVKAQAGEEWHSFVLYSIAQGWQGLENLSLIPGTVGASPIQNIGAYGVELKDVFEELEALNTQTGKVETFGKEDCQFAYRNSFFKRQPRGNYIILNVTFKLCKKPQFNTSYGAIAQELGKMGVETLSPKAISDAVISIRESKLPDPAEIGNCGSFFKNPEIPSAQYDAVKKAHPTAPGYKLDGGLVKVPAGWLIEQCGWKGKKVGNVGAFEKQALVIVNHGNATGQEAKDLALAIQASVLERFGVEIIPEVNII; from the coding sequence ATGAACGTGCAAAACTCTTTTTCACTTTTGCCCTTCAATACCTTCCATGCAGAGGTAAAGGCAAAGTATTTTTTTGAGGCAAAGTCGACTGCCGACTTGCTTGAGTTATTGACACCAACTTTTTGCAAAACCGAGAGGTTTTTGATTTTGGGCGGAGGGAGCAATATCCTATTCACCCAAGATGTTGACGGCTGGGTCATTCGGATGGCTACTAGCGGAAAAGAATTGGTGAAAGAGGACGAGGAGTTTGCCTATGTAAAAGCCCAAGCGGGAGAAGAATGGCACTCTTTTGTGCTCTATTCTATTGCCCAAGGCTGGCAAGGGCTCGAAAACCTATCCCTCATCCCTGGCACGGTGGGCGCCTCCCCTATCCAAAACATTGGGGCTTATGGCGTAGAACTAAAAGATGTGTTCGAAGAGCTGGAAGCACTCAATACCCAAACAGGAAAAGTGGAAACCTTTGGCAAAGAAGACTGCCAATTTGCCTACCGAAACAGTTTTTTCAAACGCCAACCACGAGGTAATTATATCATCCTCAACGTTACGTTTAAGCTTTGCAAGAAGCCACAGTTCAACACGAGCTATGGGGCTATTGCCCAAGAGTTGGGAAAAATGGGTGTGGAAACTCTTTCCCCCAAAGCTATAAGCGATGCGGTGATAAGCATACGGGAAAGCAAACTGCCCGACCCAGCCGAAATTGGCAACTGCGGAAGCTTTTTTAAAAACCCAGAAATACCTTCTGCCCAATACGATGCGGTCAAGAAGGCACACCCAACTGCTCCGGGATACAAGCTTGACGGAGGGCTAGTAAAAGTCCCTGCCGGCTGGCTGATAGAACAATGCGGCTGGAAAGGCAAAAAGGTGGGAAATGTGGGCGCTTTCGAAAAACAAGCCCTCGTAATAGTGAACCATGGCAACGCCACAGGACAGGAAGCTAAAGATTTGGCACTTGCCATACAAGCTTCGGTTCTCGAGCGCTTTGGAGTAGAGATAATTCCTGAGGTGAATATTATATAG
- a CDS encoding TonB-dependent receptor: MIHRYIQFYSCALLLLLGANGLQAQSSKVEITGKVISTSNEAVEFATVMIGDPQTQKPITGTTTKEDGSFLIKANTDNFFVEVSFIGYTSKRINEIEVVEGKLDLGTITIAEDVQALDEVMVRAEKSSTEFKLDKRVFNVGQDLSSTGMSALEILNNVPSVTVDIEGAISLRGSSGVQILINGKPSVLAQDQGTLGTLTSDMIEKIEVITNPSAKYDAEGTSGIINIVIKKEEKKGLNGSISLNTGTPNSHSVGLSMNRRTEKFNLFTQLGAGLRTYPQEYNTLNEDLITNETITSVGSGKKNEIFYNLILGADYHINDNNVITLTGNYAFEDEEDLSDATFMRYDANSELEDAWDRNEVTTADNPKWQFEMNYKKDFKDHKDHDLVFTAQGHFFGKDQSSEFKNTTTYGSLISEEQRTRTDFSDETYTFKLDYTHPFSEQVKLEAGSQLVPMNVSNDYAVSTLIGDEWVESAELTNIFEFQQTVLGVYSTGSYEGERWGVKAGIRMEYTDVNTFLANTNTENSKYYTNFFPSIHTSYKFTNMFSLQAGYSQRIYRPRMWDLNPFFNIRNNFNIRTGNPELMPEYTDAFEVTGIYDLAKVSFNVGAYHRYTTDVIERVTTSENNISVSKPVNVGSNRTTGIEFNAKYDATDWLSFNGDLNINYFIRKGLYEEVSFDFDNNQFTSRVSAKLKLPADFEMELHGNYRSQLQTVQSLVSETYFMDFGVRKKLMKGRTILNLSVRDVFATRIRESVTDQASFYLYSYQQRGRFITFGISYGFGKGEAMEFSGQRRRR, translated from the coding sequence ATGATACACAGATACATACAATTCTACTCATGTGCCCTTCTTTTATTATTAGGTGCAAATGGCTTACAAGCACAAAGCTCTAAAGTAGAAATTACTGGTAAGGTAATAAGCACCTCTAACGAGGCTGTAGAATTTGCCACCGTAATGATAGGCGATCCTCAAACCCAAAAGCCTATTACTGGAACGACAACCAAAGAAGATGGTTCCTTCCTCATCAAAGCAAATACCGATAATTTTTTTGTAGAAGTCAGTTTTATAGGCTACACTTCCAAGCGGATAAATGAAATTGAAGTGGTAGAAGGGAAGCTTGATTTAGGCACTATCACAATTGCCGAAGATGTTCAGGCCTTGGACGAGGTAATGGTACGGGCAGAAAAGTCTTCCACCGAATTCAAGTTGGACAAACGGGTTTTTAATGTAGGGCAAGACTTGAGTAGCACAGGGATGAGCGCCCTAGAGATTTTAAATAATGTACCCTCGGTAACGGTAGATATAGAAGGAGCGATTAGCTTGCGGGGAAGCTCAGGAGTTCAGATTTTAATTAACGGAAAGCCTTCAGTGCTGGCGCAAGATCAAGGTACGCTGGGTACACTTACTTCCGATATGATCGAGAAAATAGAGGTGATTACCAATCCTTCTGCCAAATACGATGCTGAAGGTACTTCTGGTATTATCAATATCGTAATAAAAAAGGAGGAGAAGAAAGGCTTGAACGGTTCGATAAGTTTAAATACGGGGACCCCCAATAGCCATAGTGTTGGCCTCAGCATGAACCGCAGGACAGAGAAGTTTAACCTGTTTACCCAACTTGGGGCTGGACTGAGGACCTATCCTCAAGAATATAACACACTGAATGAGGATCTTATCACAAACGAAACGATTACAAGCGTGGGGAGTGGCAAGAAAAATGAAATATTCTATAATTTGATATTAGGAGCTGATTACCACATAAACGATAACAATGTGATTACCCTTACCGGGAACTATGCTTTTGAAGACGAGGAAGACCTTTCTGATGCAACATTTATGAGGTATGATGCCAATAGCGAGCTTGAGGATGCTTGGGATAGGAATGAAGTTACCACTGCCGATAATCCAAAGTGGCAGTTTGAAATGAACTACAAAAAAGATTTCAAAGATCATAAAGACCACGATTTGGTCTTTACCGCGCAAGGGCACTTCTTTGGAAAGGATCAGTCTTCCGAATTTAAAAATACAACTACTTATGGTTCTTTGATTTCAGAAGAACAGCGTACTCGCACGGACTTTAGCGATGAAACGTATACATTCAAGCTCGACTATACCCACCCATTTTCTGAACAAGTTAAGTTGGAGGCTGGGTCTCAGTTAGTTCCCATGAATGTATCGAATGATTATGCTGTTAGTACTCTAATAGGAGACGAGTGGGTAGAAAGTGCAGAGTTGACGAATATTTTCGAATTCCAGCAGACTGTACTAGGCGTGTACTCTACGGGGTCTTACGAGGGAGAAAGATGGGGGGTGAAAGCTGGTATTCGCATGGAATATACCGATGTGAATACTTTCTTGGCCAATACAAACACGGAGAACTCAAAGTACTATACCAACTTTTTTCCAAGTATTCACACTTCCTATAAGTTCACGAATATGTTCTCGTTGCAGGCAGGTTATTCTCAGCGAATTTACCGACCAAGAATGTGGGACTTAAACCCTTTCTTCAACATAAGAAACAATTTTAATATCCGTACGGGTAATCCTGAACTAATGCCCGAGTACACGGATGCATTTGAGGTTACGGGTATTTATGATTTGGCAAAAGTGTCTTTCAATGTTGGGGCGTACCACCGCTATACAACCGATGTGATAGAGCGAGTGACTACTTCGGAAAACAACATTAGTGTTTCTAAACCAGTAAACGTAGGGTCTAACAGGACTACGGGAATTGAGTTTAATGCTAAGTATGATGCTACCGACTGGCTGAGCTTCAATGGAGATTTAAATATAAATTATTTTATTAGAAAGGGCTTGTATGAAGAGGTGTCTTTCGACTTTGATAACAACCAGTTTACCTCAAGGGTCTCGGCTAAACTCAAGTTACCTGCGGATTTTGAAATGGAGCTGCATGGAAACTACCGGTCTCAGCTCCAAACGGTCCAGTCTTTGGTTTCGGAGACCTATTTTATGGACTTTGGGGTCAGAAAAAAGCTGATGAAGGGAAGAACCATCTTGAACCTAAGTGTGAGGGATGTGTTTGCTACTAGGATTAGAGAAAGTGTAACTGATCAAGCTAGCTTCTACCTATATAGCTATCAGCAGCGAGGAAGGTTTATCACTTTCGGTATCAGCTATGGATTTGGAAAAGGAGAGGCAATGGAATTCTCTGGGCAGCGAAGAAGGCGTTAA